From a region of the Fusarium verticillioides 7600 chromosome 9, whole genome shotgun sequence genome:
- a CDS encoding GTP cyclohydrolase II produces the protein MPSDTMTGSPSGSSSALPSFYSPKTEAADASTSHNEQSLEQSIDSLSLSPAPSTPASASVSAHPDPETPIGQEPPPSLLSPSFTPPSTPGTSTPSTHGLRGVPVDSSIPSGGCGSKKPKLLQTLPEVECIVRARIPTVAGTEMFLHLYTNNVDNKEHLAIVFGNNIRSKSLDAVREGETEMDRMVRGAYTGRLFPGRTTSGVESAAPQEQQPPQPSDQPPLVRIHSECYTGETAWSARCDCGEQLDEAARLMSLPGNKAGGIIIYLRQEGRGIGLGEKLKAYNLQDLGSDTVEANLLLRHPADARSYGLATAMLLDLGQPEIRLLTNNPDKIRAVEGPNREVVVRERVAMVPLSWKGRGGFRSQEVEGYLKTKIEKMGHMLDMAALPQ, from the exons ATGCCGTCTGATACCATGACAGGCTCACCGTCGGGCTCCAGCTCAGCTCTGCCCTCCTTCTACTCTCCCAAGACAGAGGCCGCAGATGCTTCCACCTCGCACAACGAACAGTCCCTTGAGCAATCCATAGACTCATTATCACTCTCCCCCGCTCCCTCCACTCCCGCCTCCGCTTCCGTCTCCGCCCACCCCGATCCCGAGACGCCGATCGGCCAAGAACCTCCGCCTTCACTGCTCTCGCCATCATTCACACCTCCCTCTACACCCGGTACCTCTACACCGTCAACTCACGGTCTTCGCGGTGTCCCCGTCGATAGCTCCATTCCTTCCGGAGGATGCGGATCCAAGAAACCCAAGCTCCTGCAGACTCTCCCGGAGGTTGAGTGCATTGTTCGCGCTCGTATTCCCACGGTAGCGGGCACGGAGATGTTCTTGCACCTGTACACCAACAATGTCGATAACAAGGAACATCTTGCTATTGTGTTTGGCAACAATATCCGAAGTAAGAGTCTAGATGCTGTTCGAGAGGGCGAGACCGAGATGGACCGCATGGTGCGCGGCGCATACACAGGCAGACTGTTCCCCGGTCGCACAACCAGTGGTGTCGAATCAGCAGCGCCTCAGGAGCAACAGCCACCGCAGCCGTCAGACCAGCCTCCTTTGGTGAGAATTCACTCCGAGTGCTACACAGGTGAGACAGCATGGTCAGCGCGATGCGACTGCGGAGAGCAACTCGACGAAGCTGCTCGTCTGATGAGTCTGCCTGGTAACAAGGCTGGTGGCATTATTATTTACCTGCGACAAGAGGGTCGTGGAATTGGTCTcggcgagaagctcaaggcctATAATCTTCAGGATTTGGGATCTGATACCGTTGAAGCGAATTTGTTGCTGCGACATCCCGCTGATGCTCGAAGCTATGGTTTAGCTACGGCTATGTTGCTTGATCTTGGACAGCCAGAGATTCGATTGTTGACCAACAATCCTGACAAGATTCGCGCAGTTGAGGGCCCCAATAGGGAGGTTGTGGTCAGGGAGCGTGTTGCTATGGTTCCTTTATCTTGGAAGGGCCGGGGAGGATTCAGAAGCCAAGAGGTGGAGGGCTatctcaagaccaag ATCGAGAAAATGGGCCATATGCTCGATATGGCAGCGCTCCCACAGTAG